Genomic segment of Nitrosopumilus sp.:
AGACATGTCTATGCTAGATCATAGGAAATTATTGAAGAAACATGAAAAAATCTTTGTCGGCGTATTGTCTCCTGAAGGAGAAGTAATTGATTATACGAATGAAGACAACAGAAAGCCAGATGAGCCTCAAGGTGCTTAGAATTTTAAGTGTTTTTTAGCATTTTCTGGAATAACAATCATTATTCGTTTTTTAGCATTTTCATCTAAATTACTGATAATTTTTTTAATTGTATTTGCAAGAATTTCCCTTTCGCTTTCTTCTAATGTCAAAAATATTTCTAAAATTCCATCTATGTTGAAAGTAATTAGCTTTTGTGGTGATCTTGCAACTTCATTAATGTACGCTGAAAACAACCCTTCTCTTTGTTCTTCTGATAATGTTGTTAAAATTTTAAGCCAAGTTTTAAAAAGCTTTGAAAAATTAGGAAATGGAATTGTAGGACCTGCTTCTAAAGCATTATTTATCACCTCCATTTTTTCAGGTTCTGATAATGAAAAGAATTCTACCATCCTTTTTTTCAAAATAGGATTTCTAAGAAAATCAGGTAAATTGGCTAAATTAATGATAATGTTTCCTGCAAAGTTTTCACCAACCATCGATCTAAACAAATCGGAGTTGAATATAAAATCATGTTAAAACACTTTAGCTTAAATAAACGAATTAGAGCTTGTAGAATATGACATCAACTGTTGTTGTTGGCGGTTTTTTTGGAGATGAAGGTAAAGGAAAAATCATCTCTTATTTGGCAATAAAAGATAATCCCAAAATTATTGTACGTGGAGGAGCTGGCCCTAATGCAGGTCATACAATTCGAGATGGAGATAAAGTATACAAAGTTAGAATGCTTCCAAGTGGATTTTTAAATAAAAATGCTAAAGTAATGATTGGACCTGGAGTTGTAATTAATCCTGATGTATTAAACAAAGAAATTCAAGATTTTGATGTATCTGGGCGTTCATTCATAGACAAACATTGTGGAATCATTGAAGAAACTCATCTTAACAGAGATTCTAAAGGTGAACTAAAAGAAAAAATTGGTAGTACTGGCTCAGGCACTGGTCCAGCTAATGCTGACCGTGCCATGAGAGTCTTAAAACTTGCAAAAGATTTTGATTCTTTATCTTCATTAATAGTAGATGTTCCTTTGGAAGTAAACTCTGCACTTTCTGCCAATGAAAATGTCTTGGTGGAAGGCACCCAAGGAACTTTTCTTTCATTGTGGCATGGAACATACCCATTTGTTACTTCAAAAGATGTTACTGCCTCAGGAATATGTGCAGATGTTGGATTAGGTCCTACTAAAGTAGATGAAGTAATTGTTGTCTTCAAATCGTATGTTACACGTGTGGGTACTGGTCCTCTTGACAAAGAACTTTCTCTTGAGGATGCTGAAAAAAAAGGCTGGTCTGAATTTGGTACCGTAACTGGTAGACAAAGAAGAGCAGCAGATTTTGATTTTGATTTAGCTAGGCGTGCAATTATGCTCAATGGTGCAACACAAATCTCTATAACAAAATTAGATGTTCTCTTTACAGATTGCGCAGGAAAAACTTCTTACGATGAACTGTCTGAAGATGCAAAAACATTCATTACAAATATTGAAAAAGAATTAAACACGCCTGTAACAATTATTGGAACTGGTCCTGCTGTCAATGATGTCATTGACAGAAGAAACTAGGCTCCAATATTTTGGATAAGTTTAATTTGATAATCAACAGCTAATTCCTGTGGACAAGTTACAAACTACTGATAAATTACCACGTTACATTCAAGTTCATTCAATGTTAGAATTTACTAGGCTCGTTTGTGCATTAGAACGTGCTCCACGTGTATCTTTCTTACATGATTACGATGGAAAAAAAATTTTATCTGTACAAATGGATGTTTTAAAAGAAAAACCTATTGTCTATTATACAGATCTTGAAAATAATGGTCATTATCTTTGCTATGGACTAAAAGGAGGAAAAGAAGAATCTGAAATTGTAGATACCACTTCAGATGCAAGTAAACTCTATTCTCCTATTGTTAGAATCAAATCTTTACCCAAAACATTACAGCCTGGAAATGGAACTCTTGATAGATATCAACCAATTCAATTAGAAGACATGTCAAGTTTGGCAAAACTCACATGGGGAATTGAAGAAATTCCTTTTCCTTTATTCTTATTCCCTCACAATGATAAATGGCTAATTGGAGTATTCATGAATTTTAATGATGAAGGAACTTCATATTTTTGTCATGTAGTATTAGATTCTGATCCGAGAAAACCTTTCTTAAAATTTTCTACTGTAACTAGTTCTCAACCTACATTTGTAGAAAATCCTTCAGAACATGGATATTCTTATATCAAAATAATAAAATTGAAAGACACTCATCCTCTAGTAGATTATGGCCACCTTCAAAACTAGAATTTCTCAAATATCCAAAACTAATGGCAAAGTCATTCTTGCTAATGACTATGATCTTTCTGTCAAAAATATAGAATTAAAAACAATTCAAAACATAAAGCAACTACATCCATATCTATGTGCAATTAAACTAAATTTCCATTTATTACTTCCATTAAGTCAAAGAGAAATTCAAAAAATCAATAAAACTGCTCATAGGTATGGTTTGCAAACAATTGCAGATATCAAATTAAATGATATTGGAAATAC
This window contains:
- a CDS encoding adenylosuccinate synthetase, coding for MTSTVVVGGFFGDEGKGKIISYLAIKDNPKIIVRGGAGPNAGHTIRDGDKVYKVRMLPSGFLNKNAKVMIGPGVVINPDVLNKEIQDFDVSGRSFIDKHCGIIEETHLNRDSKGELKEKIGSTGSGTGPANADRAMRVLKLAKDFDSLSSLIVDVPLEVNSALSANENVLVEGTQGTFLSLWHGTYPFVTSKDVTASGICADVGLGPTKVDEVIVVFKSYVTRVGTGPLDKELSLEDAEKKGWSEFGTVTGRQRRAADFDFDLARRAIMLNGATQISITKLDVLFTDCAGKTSYDELSEDAKTFITNIEKELNTPVTIIGTGPAVNDVIDRRN